From Cydia strobilella chromosome 7, ilCydStro3.1, whole genome shotgun sequence, one genomic window encodes:
- the LOC134743244 gene encoding pre-mRNA-splicing factor ISY1 homolog, with protein sequence MARNAEKAMTTLARWRAAQVQETGGQRERRPYLASECTDLPQAEKWRLQIVREIAKKVAQIQNAGLGEFRIRDLNDEINKLMREKRHWEVQIKALGGPDHARVGPRMLDQDGREVPGNRGYKYFGAAKDLPGVRELFEQEPPPPPRRTRADLMRDVDADYYGYRDDDDGLLIPLEREAEKEAIARAVDEWKRNKEENKDQDVPEEENIYPEDPDDKRVDDDDPEPQIITSHVAVPSQKDIEEALLRKKKQELLERYGCLDVKMEQS encoded by the exons GACGACGTTAGCGCGCTGGCGGGCCGCGCAGGTGCAGGAGACGGGCGGGCAGCGCGAGCGCCGGCCCTACCTCGCCTCTGAGTGCACCGATTTGCCACAAGCCGAGAAGTGGCGTCTGCAAATCGTCCGCGAGATCGCTAAGAAGGTTGCGCAGATACAGAACG CTGGTCTAGGCGAGTTCCGCATCCGCGACTTGAACGACGAGATCAACAAGCTGATGCGCGAGAAGCGACACTGGGAGGTCCAGATCAAGGCACTCGGCGGGCCCGACCATGCCCGCGTCGGGCCGCGGATGCTGGACCAGGACGGGCGCGAGGTGCCGGGCAACCGCGGCTACAAATACTTCGGGGCCGCTAAGGATCTGCCAG GCGTGAGAGAGCTGTTCGAGCaggagccgccgccgccgccgcggcgcaCTCGCGCCGATCTCATGCGAGACGTCGACGCCGACTATTATGGCTACCGGGATGACGACGACGGGCTTTTGATCCCACTCGAGCGGGAGGCAGAGAAAGAAG CGATAGCGCGAGCCGTCGACGAGTGGAAGAGAAACAAAGAGGAGAACAAGGACCAGGACGTGCCTGAAgaagaaaacatttatccaGAAGAT CCCGACGACAAACGAGTCGACGATGATGACCCTGAACCACAAATCATCACCTCTCACGTGGCCGTGCCCTCGCAAAAAGACATCGAGGAAGCGCTGCTCAGGAAGAAGAAGCAGGAACTTCTAGAACGATACGGCTGCCTAGACGTCAAAATGGAACAGAGCTGA
- the LOC134743221 gene encoding uncharacterized protein LOC134743221 encodes MDNVSERAPSPARASPREPSIQRDPSPQREPSIQRGPSPQRELSMQREPSILREPSIQREPSILRVPTPPRQPSIQRGLSPPRQPSIQRKPSIQREPIVQSEPKRNSLVGSRQASISSPKIGSHTSPRISVKGSPAKGSRTHSPAKQMSHDILKNKLSISNASQKMASKEDTKDTIANLEPQGQRISKHIEQLNDSVKKLALQTSVSHSEALDTNIDKIAEMSKILTHEANTLRQSIKHLSEDICRTEVGFGQYTEDITDFPYHLFLLEIIINKIQMKCDCFDMDCNNLVISAHFLGKHPIILYDSNTNGCVEDFFKINIGKSIMFAMTYDKICAIKDFEIVLDLNKQPPCSHCITKIGTTKMDYTKEFLSLREELCMKWADEQPKDNIICTTSTPMLKNQFYILCSDSEDNDAIGIIEVSVRMSFLGKEITTAFSASPTPKGTSRLLKEGNGMTMYSCQKVEMDEQGKVLLDEDVLGKNSCRPLTRSASPMSEISSLSTRKPHFTGGYMDHNNLGGMPRYDEIFTKMNDNELKIRVPKSTKVERVGRYEKIQELCECEETPYNTGDQIQFQLPSDIRKTDNTYTSNLKYTIDTPLKTYDTKNRKVINVTPTNCSVPVDMEKRLHSQKDVFILKIGKKLETKDKKTDLEIELVTPKAPGSEPVENNTVSQQVSNSKIKDKKKIKNKKGEKGKKASVKASKTKKAKKTK; translated from the exons ATGGACAATGTTTCGGAAAGGGCCCCGTCTCCCGCACGAGCTTCGCCAAGAGAACCTAGCATTCAGCGAGATCCAAGCCCTCAAAGAGAACCAAGCATACAACGGGGTCCAAGCCCTCAACGAGAGCTAAGCATGCAACGAGAACCCAGTATTCTACGAGAACCAAGTATTCAGCGAGAACCAAGCATTCTACGAGTACCGACCCCTCCGAGACAACCGAGCATTCAACGAGGACTAAGCCCTCCAAGGCAGCCAAGCATTCAACGAAAACCTAGCATTCAACGAGAGCCTATTGTTCAATCAGAACCTAAACGAAACTCGTTAGTTGGAAGTCGACAGGCATCTATTTCATCTCCAAAAATAGGTTCTCATACATCGCCCCGCATTTCCGTTAAAGGTTCACCTGCAAAGGGCAGTAGAACTCACTCACCGGCGAAACAAATGTCTCAtgatatattaaaaaacaaactcaGCATTTCAAACGCAAGTCAAAAAATGGCAAGTAAAGAGGACACAAAAGATACGATTGCCAACCTTGAACCACAAGGCCAACGTATTAGTAAACATATCGAGCAGTTAAATGATTCGGTGAAAAAACTGGCTTTGCAAACGTCTGTCTCACATTCGGAAGCTTTAGACACGaatatagataaaattgcaGAGATGAGTAAAATACTTACACACGAGGCCAATACTCTCAGGCAATCTATCAAGCATTTGTCCGAGGACATCTGTCGCACGGAAGTCGGGTTTGGACAATATACGGAAGACATAACTGATTTCCCGTATCATCTCTTTTTATTAGAAATCATTATCAATAAAATTCAAATGAAATGTGATTGCTTCGATATGGACTGCAATAATCTCGTTATATCCGCACATTTTCTGGGCAAACATCCCATAATATTATACGACTCGAATACTAACGGCTGTGTTGAAgactttttcaaaataaatattggaaaATCCATCATGTTTGCCATGACGTACGACAAAATTTGTGCCATCAAGGACTTTGAGATCGTTTTAGATTTGAACAAGCAACCTCCATGTTCACATTGTATAACTAAAATAGGAACAACTAAGATGGATTACACTAAAGAATTCTTGAGTTTGAGGGAAGAATTATGTATGAAATGGGCCGATGAACAGCCAAAAGATAATATTATTTGCACCACATCCACTCCGATGCTCAAAAATCAGTTTTATATACTTTGCAGCGATAGCGAAGATAACGATGCGATTGGTATAATAGAGGTGTCCGTGCGAATGTCGTTCTTGGGCAAAGAGATCACGACGGCATTTTCCGCTTCGCCGACGCCAAAAGGCACCTCACGTTTGCTGAAGGAGGGCAACGGTATGACGATGTACTCTTGTCAAAAAGTGGAAATGGATGAACAAGGAAAAGTGTTATTGGATGAAGACGTTCTCGGCAAAAACAGCTGCAGACCTCTTACCAGGAGTGCCAGTCCGATGTCAGAGATTTCTTCATTATCAACTCGAAAACCTCATTTCACGGGAGGTTATATGGATCACAATAATCTAG gtgGTATGCCGAGATACGatgaaatttttacaaaaatgaatgacaaCGAGTTGAAAATACGAGTACCAAAAAGCACGAAGGTGGAACGAGTTGGAAGATACGAGAAAATTCAGGAACTTTGTGAGTGCGAAGAAACCCCGTACAACACGGGTGACCAGATACAGTTCCAGCTGCCTTCGGACATCCGCAAGACAGACAACACCTACACGTCAAATCTTAAATACACCATCGATACTCCGCTCAAAACGTACGATACAAAGAACAGAAAAGTTATAAATGTTACGCCGACCAACTGCTCCGTGCCGGTGGATATGGAGAAGAGATTGCACTCACAAAAGGATGTTTTTATTCTCAAAATTGGGAAAAAACTAGAAACCAAAGACAAAAAGACCGATTTAGAAATAGAACTTGTGACTCCAAAAGCTCCTGGGTCCGAACCCGTTGAAAATAATACAGTCTCTCAACAAGTCAGCAATTCTAAAATTAAGGATAAAAAGaagattaaaaacaaaaaaggcGAAAAAGGAAAGAAAGCCAGTGTCAAGGCATCCAAGACTAAGAAAgcgaaaaaaacaaaataa